In Candidatus Nitronauta litoralis, one DNA window encodes the following:
- a CDS encoding helix-turn-helix domain-containing protein has product MNFSHKLKKARKLKGLNQRELALALVREGRKASPQQISNWEKGTYSPSGKNLQALCKVLGVGMECFQDDSADSAGNVLGFDQGEGVPGQFSMVEKKKGAISAGTGLIASNEMDFQLAFRNDWLEKFGGVRQLFVMRVEGDSMEPTLVENDIVLINKNEITVGPGGGIFAIKWGELLLVKRLQLNPSSGKISIISDNSKYRATTESQDAFKIEGRVIWFGRETR; this is encoded by the coding sequence ATGAATTTTTCACATAAGCTGAAAAAGGCTAGAAAACTTAAGGGCTTGAACCAGAGAGAATTGGCACTTGCTTTGGTTCGTGAAGGTCGCAAAGCCTCACCTCAGCAAATCAGCAACTGGGAAAAGGGGACTTATTCCCCAAGCGGGAAGAATCTGCAGGCTTTGTGCAAGGTGCTTGGCGTAGGTATGGAATGCTTTCAGGACGATTCCGCTGATTCCGCTGGCAATGTTCTTGGGTTCGATCAGGGGGAAGGAGTTCCCGGGCAATTCTCCATGGTTGAGAAAAAGAAGGGGGCGATCAGTGCAGGTACCGGATTGATTGCGTCAAACGAAATGGATTTTCAACTGGCATTCAGAAATGACTGGTTGGAAAAGTTTGGCGGGGTGAGGCAACTGTTTGTCATGCGTGTGGAAGGTGACAGCATGGAGCCGACTCTTGTGGAAAATGACATTGTCCTGATTAATAAAAATGAAATTACGGTTGGGCCAGGCGGCGGAATTTTTGCAATCAAATGGGGGGAGTTGCTTCTTGTAAAACGACTTCAGTTGAATCCCTCGTCAGGTAAAATCTCTATTATCAGTGACAATTCAAAATACAGAGCCACTACAGAATCACAGGATGCTTTTAAAATAGAAGGCCGGGTCATCTGGTTCGGCAGAGAAACCCGATGA